The following coding sequences are from one Microbacterium sp. SSM24 window:
- a CDS encoding sensor histidine kinase, with protein sequence MRDRTWDESAPRFRPPPGVTLYVPVVVALLIQVPGTIAVSWWTRAPMPAAAISVALAAASALALLAARRWPGPTVAVVAALTTADLLVAPEAGPSAVALAFAIVGAVVRGARVWALVAVGVGWVVAILAAGALGMSWPPFRIALATVGLALCFAIGEGARARLVHAAERRVQLAERRRTAEQEERTRIARELHDVLAHSLSQIAVQSGVGLHLFDREPERAREALTNIRALSATGLDEVRGVLSFLRGDESGAPATAPLTPQPQLAQLPALVEARSGLGLAVTLEDRLGGDAPSSAVQTAAYRIAQEALTNVVRHSAASRAVVTVERSDDELVLTVVDDGSGIRPDTVERGGLRGMRERAELADGTLEVDGAARGTTVVARLPWRVAT encoded by the coding sequence ATGCGGGACCGGACGTGGGACGAGAGCGCGCCGCGCTTCCGTCCGCCGCCCGGAGTGACGCTGTACGTTCCCGTCGTCGTCGCGCTGCTCATCCAGGTCCCCGGCACGATCGCCGTCTCGTGGTGGACCCGCGCGCCGATGCCCGCTGCGGCGATCAGCGTCGCGCTCGCCGCGGCATCCGCTCTCGCACTTCTCGCGGCGCGGCGCTGGCCCGGCCCGACCGTCGCGGTCGTGGCCGCGCTCACCACCGCCGACCTGCTGGTCGCGCCCGAGGCCGGACCGTCCGCCGTCGCGCTGGCGTTCGCGATCGTCGGCGCCGTCGTGCGCGGCGCCCGGGTCTGGGCTCTCGTCGCGGTCGGGGTCGGATGGGTCGTCGCGATCCTCGCCGCCGGCGCGTTGGGCATGTCGTGGCCGCCCTTCCGGATCGCGCTCGCCACTGTCGGACTCGCACTCTGCTTCGCGATCGGCGAGGGCGCCCGCGCGCGGCTGGTGCACGCCGCCGAACGTCGAGTCCAGTTGGCGGAGCGGCGGCGGACGGCCGAGCAGGAGGAGCGCACGCGCATCGCACGGGAGCTGCACGACGTGCTCGCGCACTCGCTCAGCCAGATCGCCGTGCAATCGGGCGTGGGGCTGCACCTGTTCGATCGCGAGCCCGAGCGCGCGCGAGAGGCCCTGACGAACATCCGGGCACTGAGCGCCACCGGCCTCGACGAGGTGCGCGGTGTGCTCTCCTTCCTCCGCGGCGACGAGAGCGGAGCCCCGGCGACCGCCCCGCTCACCCCGCAGCCGCAGCTGGCACAGCTCCCCGCGCTGGTCGAGGCGCGATCGGGCCTCGGCCTCGCGGTGACGCTCGAGGACCGCCTGGGCGGCGACGCGCCGTCCAGCGCCGTTCAGACCGCGGCGTATCGCATCGCGCAGGAAGCCCTCACCAACGTCGTGCGGCACTCCGCGGCATCCCGCGCGGTCGTGACGGTCGAGAGATCGGACGACGAGCTGGTCCTGACGGTCGTCGACGACGGGAGCGGGATCCGCCCCGACACCGTCGAGCGCGGCGGGCTGCGGGGCATGCGCGAGCGGGCGGAGCTCGCCGACGGCACCCTCGAGGTGGACGGCGCGGCTCGCGGCACGACCGTCGTCGCGCGCCTGCCGTGGCGGGTGGCGACGTGA
- a CDS encoding response regulator transcription factor yields the protein MIRVALADDHQLVRAGFRALLDSEPDIEVVVEASGGQELLARLRETPVDVALVDIRMPDGDGLWATEQITSDPDLAAVHVVIVTTFELDEYVSRAILAGAGGFLVKDTEPADLIRAVRAVADGDALLSPSVTRRLLDRAATGLREAPDAALLDALTEREADVLRLVAEGLTNDEIGARLHVSPLTAKTHVSRIMQKLHARDRVRLVVLAYESGITTPGWR from the coding sequence GTGATCCGCGTCGCGCTGGCCGACGACCACCAGCTCGTGCGGGCGGGGTTCCGGGCACTGCTGGACTCGGAGCCCGACATCGAGGTGGTCGTGGAGGCCTCGGGCGGCCAGGAGCTCCTCGCACGCCTCCGCGAGACTCCTGTCGACGTCGCGCTCGTCGACATCCGCATGCCCGACGGCGACGGGCTGTGGGCGACGGAGCAGATCACATCCGACCCGGATCTCGCCGCAGTGCACGTCGTGATCGTGACCACGTTCGAGCTGGACGAGTACGTCTCACGGGCGATCCTCGCCGGCGCCGGCGGGTTCCTCGTGAAGGACACCGAGCCGGCCGACCTCATCCGCGCGGTGCGGGCCGTCGCCGACGGGGACGCCCTGCTCTCGCCGAGCGTCACCCGCCGTCTCCTCGATCGGGCGGCGACCGGACTCCGCGAGGCGCCCGACGCCGCATTGCTGGACGCGCTCACCGAGCGCGAGGCCGACGTGCTGCGCCTGGTCGCCGAAGGGCTCACCAACGACGAGATCGGCGCGCGCCTGCACGTGTCGCCGCTCACGGCCAAGACCCACGTGTCGCGCATCATGCAGAAGCTCCATGCCCGCGATCGTGTGCGGCTGGTCGTCCTGGCGTACGAGTCCGGCATCACGACCCCCGGCTGGCGCTGA
- a CDS encoding SHOCT domain-containing protein: protein MSATLATALVATHFAGPWGFGWWFLIPLFWILLFVVIFAIFGRRWRRAAAENGYGPYGRRSPARQAETTLAERFAKGDIDETEYRARLEVLRANAAG from the coding sequence ATGTCCGCAACGCTCGCCACCGCACTCGTGGCAACTCACTTCGCCGGCCCGTGGGGCTTCGGCTGGTGGTTCCTCATCCCGCTGTTCTGGATCCTCCTCTTCGTGGTGATCTTCGCGATCTTCGGGCGCCGCTGGCGCCGCGCGGCCGCCGAGAACGGGTATGGCCCGTACGGCCGCCGCAGTCCGGCCCGGCAGGCTGAGACGACGCTCGCGGAGCGCTTCGCGAAGGGAGACATCGACGAGACCGAGTACCGCGCCCGTCTGGAGGTCCTCCGGGCGAACGCCGCCGGCTGA